The DNA window TCTTTTGTAACATGAATCAATCCATCGTCACTTCCAACCCAAAGTAAGCCTTCGGTTATAGGTGATTCTTGTGCTGCAAAAATGGTACAGTAATACTCTACTGAAGTATTATCTTGCGTAATTGGTCCTCCTGAAGATTTTAGTTTTTCCGGATCATTTCGAGTTAAATCTGGACTCACAATGTCCCATGATTGTCCTTCATTTTCAGTCACATGGACATGTTGAGAAAAGGTGTATAAACGATCTGGATTATGCTTTGAGAAAATTATTGGGAAATTCCACTGAAAGCGATATTTCATACCTTCTGCGCCATGACCCATTGGATTATCTGGCCAAACATTGATAGCTCTAACGGTTCCGCGTTTGTGATTATATCGTGTTAAAAAACCATCGTAACTTCCTCCATACACAATATCATCATCTTCTGGGTCTATTGCGATATGTGCCGATTCTCCTCCAGCTGTAGATTCCCAATCATCATCAGAAATCGACCAACCATCTGTTCTGTGAGGAATTCTAATTGTTGAATTATCTTGTTGAGCTGCATAAATGCGATATGGAAAATGGTTATCTGTCGTAACACGATAAAATTGTGATGTTGGCTGATTGTGGTATGTACTCCAGGTTTCTCCTCCATCATAAGTGACTTGTGCTCCTCCATCATCACCAATAATCATTCGGTTTGGGTTTTCTGGAGCAATCCATAAATCGTGATGATCTCCATGTGGTGCATTATGTGTGCTGAATGATGTTCCACCATCTGTACTTTTATGATAACGTACATTCAATACATAAACCATATCAACATCCTTAGTATCAGCATACAATCTTGTGTAATACCAAGCTCGCTGACGTAATTTACGTTCACTATTTACTTGTGACCATGTATCTCCTCCATCATCACTTCTGTACAAACCACCTTTATCTTTATTCTCAATGATAGCCCAAACACGTTGGTTATTTACTGGTGACACAGTGACTCCAATAATCCCAAGGGTTCCTTCAGGAAATCCTTTTTTAGTAGAAATTTCTGTCCACGTTTCACCTTTATCTATACTTTTCCATAGTGCCGAACCTTCACCACCAGAACTCAAACTATAAGGAGTTCGTTGCACTCTCCATGTAGAAGCATACAAAATTCTTGGGTTGGTTGGATCAATCAATAAATCTACAACTCCAGCATGCTCATTAGCAAATAACGTTTTCTTCCATGTTTTCCCTCCATCTACGCTTTTATATACACCACGTTCTTGGGTTGGTTTGTATATATTTCCTAAAACACCAGCATATACAACATTATGATCGGTTGGATCAACCGCAATTCTTGGAACATGACGTGAGTTTTTCAGTCCTGCAGATTTCCATGTTTTTCCAGCATCAACACTTTTCCAAATACCATATCCTGAAGACACATTTCCGCGAACGGTTTTTTCTCCACCACCAACATAAATAACATTAGGATCGCTTTTAGAAACCGTAATTGCACCAATACTTCCACCGAAAAACCCATCAGAAATATTATCCCAACTTCGTCCACCATCTAACGTTTTCCAAATCCCTCCACCTGTAGAGCCAAAATAATATAGGTTAGGTTTATTAGGAACTCCTGTGACAGCAGCGCTTCGACCACCTCTAAAAGGACCAAGTAATCGGTATTCTAAAGCTGAATATTTTGATTCATCAAAAGTCTGTGCTTCTAATTGTGTGAAGTTTCCGAAGAAAAAAAGACAAAAAATAAAAGAGAAAAATCTCATTGTAAAGGTGGTTTTGTTAGTTGTATAAAAATAAGCATAAAATAATATTATGCTGCTGTCTTGCTCAAATTTAACTTGACTTCACGATGTAAAAATAGAGCAGTAACAATTGTCGATAACACATCTGAAATTGGAAAAGACATCCAAACACCTAGTTCGCCATAAAATTTTGGTAAAATAAAAATCAATGGAATAAAGAAAAATCCTTGACGTGTTAATGTTAATAGTAATGCTGGAATTGCTTTTCCAACAGCTTGAAAATAGGCAGCTCCAATTAGTTGAACTGCAATAATTGGTGTTGCTGCAAAGACCCATCGCATAGCAGAAGGTGTTTCCTTGATAACGTCTGCATCAGTTGTAAATAATCTAGTGATGTCTTCAGGGAAAATCATCAACATAATAAATACTAAAGTCGCTAAAGCTGCTGCATATTTTAACGCTGTAGAAATGGCTTGTTTAACGCGTTCGTATTGATTAGCACCATAATTAAAACCTGCAATAGGCAAAAACCCTTGTGTAATTCCGAAAACAGGAAATAAGGCAAACATGAGCATTCGACCAACAATGGCATAAGCAGTTACAGAGGTTTCTCCTCCAAGGTCGAATAAAATATTATTCATAAACAAGTACGTAATACTTACAATAGCCTGTCTTGAAAGCGTTACAAATCCTAAAGACCCTATTTCTTTAACAATAGGAAGCTTCAATTTAAACTGACATTTAATGAGTTTTAATTCTGAATTTTTAGATAAGAAATACCAAAAAACAAACAAAAAACACAACAAATAGGATAGTGTTGAAGCCCAAGCTGCTCCAGCCATTCCTAGATCCATGAGGTTTATAAAAACGTAATCTAACACCAAATTCGCAACTGAAGGAATCATCATGGCATACATGGCGAATTTTGGTTTCCCTTCTGCTCTTATAACGGTATTTCCCATCATGCAAAGTGCCAAGAATGGAATTCCGTAAAGCACAATAGTATAATAGATTTTAGCAGGTTCGAAAATAGCACCTTTACCTCCAAATACAGGAATAATATCATCTACATATAAAAGACCAGGAATAATTAATAGAATCGTAAATAGAAGTGTAAGTGTAATTTGATTGCCAAAGGTTTGTAATGCTTTTGTTGTATTATTTGCACCTAATGCTCTTGAAATAATTGAAGAACCTCCAACACCAATACTCATTCCTAAAGCAGCAATAAAAAAAGAGACAGGAAGCACGACATTAATTGCAGCTATGGCAGTTGAACCAATCCAGTTTCCAACAAAAATTGTGTCTACCAAAATATTGAGAGACATCACTAAGATTCCAATAGATGCAGGAACAGCTTGTTTAATCAGCAATTTACCAATGGGCTGAGTTCCTAAATCTTTTGAAGCCGTATTTGACATTATGCAGTAACTGTTTCAGTTTTTGCCCAATCAGTTATCCAACTAGATAATAAATCAACAAATTCTTTGTCATCGTTTAAACACGGAACCGTTGTAAAGTCTTTTCCTCCCATTTCATGGAAAATTTCTTCGCCTTCCATCGCTATTTCTTCAAGGGTTTCCAAACAATCACTAACAAAGGCTGGAGTTACAATAGCCATTTTTTTGATGCCTTGTTTCCCTAATCGCTCGATGGTTCTGTCAGTATAAGGTTGTAACCAAGGATCAAAACCTAATCTCGATTGAAAGGATGTTGAAAAACTACCTTCTTTTAAGTTTAATTTTTCAGCAACAAGCCTAGTCACTTCTAAACATTGATGTCTGTAACAAAACTCATGTGCAGGAGATGCGGTTACACAACAACTACCATCAATTTTACAATGCGATTTTGTGATGTCTCTTTTGCGAATATGACGTTCTGGAACACCATGATAAGAAAATAATAAATGCTCATAATCTTTACTTTCCAAATACTTTTCAATAGAGTTTGATAAGACATTAATATAATTAGTATTGTTATAAAACGATTTAAGGTCTTGAATACTAATGTTAGGAAAATGTGCTTTTCTAATCTCTTCCGCTAACACCAAAATTGTTTCGGTCGTTGCCATTGCAAATTGAGGATACAACGGAATTAAAAATACTTCATCAACACCTTTATCAACCAATTCCTGAAGCCCTTTTTTAATGGTCATACTTCCATAACGCATAGCCAAAGACACAGGCAAATCAACCTGATCTTGAATTTTGTCTTGTAATCGTTCAGACAATACAATCAAAGGAGATCCTTCTTTCCACCAAATCTTTTTATATGCTGCTGCTGATGCTTTTGGTCGTGTGTTTAAGATAATGCCTTTTACGAGTAATGTTCTTGCCCAAAGAGGCACATCAATAACACGTTCATCCATTAAAAATTCACCTAAATATTTTTTAACGTCTTTAGGTTCTGGAGAATCTGGCGAGCCTAAATTAACAAGTA is part of the Psychroserpens ponticola genome and encodes:
- a CDS encoding WD40/YVTN/BNR-like repeat-containing protein produces the protein MRFFSFIFCLFFFGNFTQLEAQTFDESKYSALEYRLLGPFRGGRSAAVTGVPNKPNLYYFGSTGGGIWKTLDGGRSWDNISDGFFGGSIGAITVSKSDPNVIYVGGGEKTVRGNVSSGYGIWKSVDAGKTWKSAGLKNSRHVPRIAVDPTDHNVVYAGVLGNIYKPTQERGVYKSVDGGKTWKKTLFANEHAGVVDLLIDPTNPRILYASTWRVQRTPYSLSSGGEGSALWKSIDKGETWTEISTKKGFPEGTLGIIGVTVSPVNNQRVWAIIENKDKGGLYRSDDGGDTWSQVNSERKLRQRAWYYTRLYADTKDVDMVYVLNVRYHKSTDGGTSFSTHNAPHGDHHDLWIAPENPNRMIIGDDGGAQVTYDGGETWSTYHNQPTSQFYRVTTDNHFPYRIYAAQQDNSTIRIPHRTDGWSISDDDWESTAGGESAHIAIDPEDDDIVYGGSYDGFLTRYNHKRGTVRAINVWPDNPMGHGAEGMKYRFQWNFPIIFSKHNPDRLYTFSQHVHVTENEGQSWDIVSPDLTRNDPEKLKSSGGPITQDNTSVEYYCTIFAAQESPITEGLLWVGSDDGLIHVTKDGGQNWENVTPKGMPEWMMINSIEPSAFDAGTCYVAGTKYKTGDFTPYLYKTTDYGKTWATITNGIHPEHFTRVVREDPNQKGLLYAGTETGMYISFNDGVNWKPFQLNLPIVPITDLAIKDNNLIVATQGRSLWMIDDLTVLHQLNDSPSEANTLFKPKDTYRIQAGYHKDSKTSGTNHPNGVMTYFNLKSYDKENDEVSLTYFDQKGDTIKTYSTNNKKKDKLEVKKGMNQFIWDMTYEGAEKLEGMILWWASLDGPVAIPGAYKVNLNVNGNSIPQSFNIVADQRAESTQADMQKQFDFITDVNKTMDDAHKSIKKIRNIKEQLSAFEAQYKDNEDLKELLEKAKAIKEDFTKIEEALYQTKNRSGQDPLNFPIRLTNKLGHLNALVGMGDFAPTDQDIAVKNELSAEIKVQLNAFDMLISDEISAFNSAFNEKQLNYLFVED
- a CDS encoding MATE family efflux transporter; translated protein: MSNTASKDLGTQPIGKLLIKQAVPASIGILVMSLNILVDTIFVGNWIGSTAIAAINVVLPVSFFIAALGMSIGVGGSSIISRALGANNTTKALQTFGNQITLTLLFTILLIIPGLLYVDDIIPVFGGKGAIFEPAKIYYTIVLYGIPFLALCMMGNTVIRAEGKPKFAMYAMMIPSVANLVLDYVFINLMDLGMAGAAWASTLSYLLCFLFVFWYFLSKNSELKLIKCQFKLKLPIVKEIGSLGFVTLSRQAIVSITYLFMNNILFDLGGETSVTAYAIVGRMLMFALFPVFGITQGFLPIAGFNYGANQYERVKQAISTALKYAAALATLVFIMLMIFPEDITRLFTTDADVIKETPSAMRWVFAATPIIAVQLIGAAYFQAVGKAIPALLLTLTRQGFFFIPLIFILPKFYGELGVWMSFPISDVLSTIVTALFLHREVKLNLSKTAA
- the hemH gene encoding ferrochelatase — protein: MKGVLLVNLGSPDSPEPKDVKKYLGEFLMDERVIDVPLWARTLLVKGIILNTRPKASAAAYKKIWWKEGSPLIVLSERLQDKIQDQVDLPVSLAMRYGSMTIKKGLQELVDKGVDEVFLIPLYPQFAMATTETILVLAEEIRKAHFPNISIQDLKSFYNNTNYINVLSNSIEKYLESKDYEHLLFSYHGVPERHIRKRDITKSHCKIDGSCCVTASPAHEFCYRHQCLEVTRLVAEKLNLKEGSFSTSFQSRLGFDPWLQPYTDRTIERLGKQGIKKMAIVTPAFVSDCLETLEEIAMEGEEIFHEMGGKDFTTVPCLNDDKEFVDLLSSWITDWAKTETVTA